In a single window of the uncultured Erythrobacter sp. genome:
- a CDS encoding YdcF family protein, which translates to MKIIRYLLSGTVLVWALGFLWFAVSLPQPADGLTTDAVIVPTGGAGRIAQGLEVLDQGLATQMLVTGVDPEVTPEEFAAEFEVDEARMDCCITLGFRAVDTRSNATETAEWVEANAITSLRLVTTDWHMRRAANELHRKIPSNVKVVRDAVPSEPSLASLFLEYHKLIASFAAGLLGF; encoded by the coding sequence ATGAAGATCATCCGCTACCTCCTTTCCGGCACTGTGCTCGTATGGGCGCTCGGCTTCCTGTGGTTCGCTGTCTCGCTGCCGCAACCGGCAGACGGACTGACGACCGATGCGGTTATCGTGCCCACCGGCGGCGCGGGGCGGATCGCGCAGGGGCTCGAGGTGCTCGATCAGGGTCTGGCGACGCAAATGCTCGTCACCGGCGTTGATCCCGAAGTCACGCCGGAAGAATTCGCCGCCGAATTCGAAGTGGACGAAGCGCGAATGGATTGCTGCATCACGCTGGGCTTCCGCGCAGTCGATACGCGTAGCAACGCCACCGAAACCGCAGAATGGGTCGAAGCCAATGCAATCACCTCGCTGCGGCTGGTCACAACAGACTGGCACATGCGCCGCGCGGCCAACGAATTGCACCGCAAAATTCCATCCAACGTAAAAGTGGTGCGGGACGCCGTGCCTTCCGAGCCGAGCCTTGCCAGCCTGTTCCTTGAATACCACAAGCTGATCGCCAGTTTCGCGGCCGGTCTTTTGGGGTTTTGA
- a CDS encoding lysophospholipid acyltransferase family protein: MAYLRSLIYYPLFYGFSACLVVASVLAIPFGRERLKKVVALWGRWHHWCVENILDIKIVQEGVIPDEPVLIAVKHESFFEAIDMPRLFSFPTVFAKQELFWIPGWGYSAKIYGLVPVARDKGAKALRNMIATAKLRINEGRPLVIFPEGTRVKHGAEPPLQSGFAGIYKLLGLPVVPIAVDSGPTYHRIVKRPGTITYRVGEMIPAGLPRAEAEARVHRAINALNRGESVSDSGSVAASA, translated from the coding sequence TTGGCCTATCTTCGCAGTCTGATTTACTACCCCCTCTTCTACGGGTTCAGCGCCTGCCTTGTCGTGGCATCGGTGCTGGCGATCCCGTTCGGGCGCGAGCGGCTGAAGAAGGTCGTCGCGCTATGGGGCCGGTGGCATCACTGGTGCGTCGAGAATATTCTCGACATCAAGATCGTGCAGGAAGGGGTGATCCCGGACGAGCCGGTTCTGATCGCGGTCAAGCATGAGAGCTTCTTTGAAGCGATCGACATGCCGCGGCTTTTTTCCTTCCCGACAGTCTTTGCCAAGCAGGAGCTGTTCTGGATCCCGGGCTGGGGTTACTCCGCCAAGATCTACGGGCTGGTGCCCGTCGCCCGCGACAAGGGGGCCAAGGCGCTGCGCAATATGATCGCGACCGCCAAATTGCGCATCAATGAAGGCCGCCCCTTGGTGATCTTCCCCGAAGGCACGCGGGTAAAACACGGCGCAGAGCCGCCTTTGCAATCGGGCTTTGCCGGTATTTACAAGCTGCTGGGCCTGCCGGTCGTGCCAATCGCGGTGGATAGCGGGCCGACCTATCACAGAATCGTGAAGCGACCCGGCACGATCACCTACCGCGTCGGCGAGATGATCCCCGCCGGCCTCCCCCGCGCCGAAGCCGAAGCTCGCGTGCACCGGGCGATTAATGCGTTGAACCGGGGTGAGAGTGTGAGTGATAGTGGCTCGGTGGCTGCTAGCGCTTAG